The stretch of DNA GAAGTTTCCCCAGGCTTCGCTCGAGGCTTCAATTTCCGCCTGGGATTCCAGCCCCTGCAGAATCCCCTCGACGCTGAACGCGACCGACAGGTACTCCTCCTCGCCAAGAGGCCGGTGCCATGCGATTCCTGGCTGGCCCGCACCGCTTTGCAACCACACCATCGCATCAGCGCCGTCAGGGCGGGCGCGTAGCGCCACTCGCTCCTTGCGACCCTGCGCCGCCTCCCACTTGGCGTCTGAGTACGGCTCAAAGCGATCCGTTCCCCGCACTCGACGCCACACCCAACGCAGGCGCGTGATTGCCTTGCTGGCAAGCGTGCCCGACGCGGTCGGGATCGTCAGAAGGAACCCCAGTCCCCCACCCACGATCATGATGCCCAGTGCAGGCACCACCGCACCGAAGAGGATGAATACGAAACCGACACCGACGGTGCCGAAGATCATCGTCACCTGGTCTTTCGACATTCCACCGAACATGGAAACGTCGCCCTCGTCACCGCCGATCAGTGACGTGCGCACCTCGTCGCTCATTCCCCGACCTCCCCGGCGTCGCCGCCCGCAATGTTGGACAACGTCATCGCAGTTTGTGAGGCTTGCTGCGCCGCCGATGACACCCTCTGTTGCGCCTGCTCGATCGCATTGCCCGCCTTGCTAGCACCAGCCCCAATAGCGGCGCCGGCCGCCATTCCTGCCGGTCCACCTACTGCGCCAGCACCGGCACCAGCGGCGGCACCTCCACCCGCGGCGGCACCTCCACCCGCGGCGGCACCTCCACCTGCGGCGGCGCCTGCAGCGGTACCTCCACCTGCGGCGGCGCCCGACGCGCTCGCCCCACCGCTTCCCGCGCCGGCGGCCGACGCGGTGCTTCCCGCGTCTGCGCTTCCGCTGGTGGACCCGCCTGAGGCGGGAGATGAACCGCCGCTGCTCATCGACTGTCCGACGCTGTTGGCGGCACCCTGGCTTGTTTGCTGCCCGATCGGCGCCGAAGTGGCGGGATCCGCAGTGCCAGCGTCGCCTCCGGCGTCTGCGCCGAGGTTCTTCATCGCCCAGGAGGCCATTGCGAGAGGGGCCATGGCGGCCAGCCCAAGCCCGACGAACATCTCGATCATGAGCGCGATGTCTTTGCCCATATCGGTCTGACCGGTGGCCATCAGTTCGACTGCCCCATTCTGAGTGTCCACACCGGCCGTGATCTTCATGACCACGACCAAAGCGAAGACCATTAGAGGGAGCGCCATCATGAGGACGAGCATCATCGCGGTGGCTTTCTTGGCGATCGAGTTGTGTTTGGAGCTGACAAGGAACGCCAACAGGATCGGGAACAGTGCCCCGCCGATGTACTGCAGCAACGCGATCACGATTGACACGACAAGCATTCCGATCAGTGCCACGATGACACAGAGCAGAAGGATGATCCCGATGATTTGCTCGGCGGCTGCGCCCGATCCGTCGAGGGCGCTAATGCGCTGGCTCCACCCCGTGGCGACGTCCTCGGCGGAGCTGCTCACGCCCCATTCGAGTAGGCCCCGGGTAAGGGCGCTGAACAGGTTTTCGAGCCAGGCGCCGATGCTGGGGCCGAAAGGCGCGATCACGAGGAACGTGATCGAGCCGACGGCCATGCGGTTGAACGCGGTGCGGCCGTTGATTTTTCGAGTGGCAAGCGCAACGCCTGTCATGATCCACATGAGCGCGAACGCGATCATCGCCAGCCACAGTGCCACGTCGTACGTTTGAAGCCAAGAGGTGTTGAGGAAGTTCACCTGCGTGAGGCTCAGGAGCCAGGTGAAGAGCAGGGTGACAAGAGTGGCGACCGCGTCGACAATCGCGGAAAACAGCTTCCCGATGGGGTCGGTTGCCCACCCGAGGTCCGGGAGGCCGGTAATCACTACGCGCTCGTGACGTTCAGCAGACCACCGACGATGACGTTCGCGGCCGCCACGAGGATCAGAGCGGCGCTTGCACCCAGGAGCCACAGTTTGGCTCCTCCTGCCTGACCGGGGTTGTTGCGCTGCTTCACGCCGAACGCTGCGGCCGCGACGATCCACGCCACGACCACCACGACGAGGGCGATACCCCACACGGAGTCCGTCAAGGTGGCGATCAGGTGGTTGAAGTCACCGCCGAGAGCGCCCGTGTCGGGGTTACGGCCGTCAAGAGGGTTGTTGCTCGAGGTGATGAGGTTGAACATGGTTTTCTCCTAGTTGGTGGTGATAGCGAGGTGAAGTTTCTCGCCTACGAGGTGCGCGACTTCGCTCCATGCAAGGCGTGACTCGTCTGACAGCAAGTTCCAGCTGATCGTGCGGCCTTCGGCCAGGTGGTCGTCGTAGGGCACTCTCACGACGGTGATGCCTTGCTTCCTGAGGACCTCGACGACTTTGGCAGACACCTCGGGATCTTCTACACGCCCGTCGGGGCTCACCACGACGATGGTTCGGTCCCACAGGTCGGGCCGGTAAGGGATGAGGCCGCTTTTGTCCTTGTTGTCAATGAAGTCCAGCGTCTCGATGACCGCTGATACGGAGTCAAAACTCATGGCGGTGGGGATCACGAGGACGTCCGCGCCTTGGAGTGCGGCGCCGAACGCGGCCGACATTTCGTTGTTGGCCGAGTCGGCGATCGTTACCAAGAACTGCATGTCGAGGATCTCGCGCATGGTGTCAACGTCAGCGCCGGACCACGGGCGTCGACGCGCCACTGAGCCGTACACCATCGCGCCGCTACCTTGCTTGAGGCCGTACGACTCCACTGCTGCGCGCGAGTTGAGCTGATCCGCATTGCGAAGCATCTCCGCTAGGCCCTTGGTGGCCGTGCCCTCGGCTCGCGACAAGAGCGTGCCCACGGTATCGGCAGCCTCAAACACTGCCACTCCCCCGCCGAGGATGCTCGCCAACGCTCCCGCCGTGCACAGCGTGGTCGGCGTCTTGCCGGAACTGCCCTTCTTGTTGGTGACTAACACGTTCATTGCTCGCGGCCACGGGCTGTCGCGTAGCCGCGCATCGCGCACATCGCGCTTCCACTTCTCGAGGTCCGCCTCGTACATCTCCCAAGCCTTCTTGTTGAGCAGTTTGCGAGCAGGCTTCCTGGGTGGCGGTGTGGTGGCGGCAAACTCCGCTTGCAGTGCCTTGCGGTCAATGCGCGACCCGGTTGGCTCTTGGTAGGTCTCCACCCGATCGGCCCCGTCGAACATGTCTGACATCGCTCTCTCACTCTCTTGACCATCTGGTCACTGTGAAGCACAGCACTTCACACCACATCACATTAGATCACGCTAGCACACGCGTATTCACACCAGGGTGGTATCTTGGATGGCATGACACCGAGCGCCAGCGGCATCCCCGAACTGTTCTACGGCGTGCCGGGGCGCCCCGGCCCTGCTGGGCATGTCGTCACCATTGGTGAACTGGCGAGCATCGTCCAGGTTCACCCCAATACCGTTCGCAACTGGATCGACAAGGGCGACCTGCCCGCGTTCAAGACCGGCACCACCTGGAAGATCGTCACGGACAAGGCCATCGCCTTTCTCGAGGCGCAATCGAACAGGTCGGCTAGCGCCCCGGACGATCACGCCGCTGACGAGTAGCGATGGCTGGCACGCAACGGACTTCGCAGGCCCGCGCCGAGCTCGCTGGGCTCGCTCGCGGGGTCTTCGACGTTGACGACAATGACACCTCGCGCAGCGCCCAGGCTCGCCGCGAGCTTGCTGCCATTGCACCCGAACTCGCTCGACTCGACGCGCTGCCCCGGGGGTCCGCCCGCCTCAGCCGTCGACGGCGGGTAGCGGGCACAATCATCACGCTCGTCGCCGGCGGCGTCGTGACTCTCGTAGTCGTGCAGGCAGTCCAGGCGATCGAATCCCCTAGTGGTTCCCGCAACGAATCAGCTCCCACCCTTGCCCCCCAGCCCCCGTCAATCTCCGCGGTGGTGCCACCCATGTTTGATTCCTGGAACCTTCCCGTGAGAAGTGCCGACCCGGGCATCACGCAGAGCGTGGCTGCGGCCGTTGCCGCCTACCAGGCAGAGCAGCAACGCTTGGCTGATGAGGCCGCGGCAGCGGAAGCGGCGGCCGCGGCCGCCGCGGCGCAAGTTCAGAGCGCGGCCACCTCGAGTGGTTCCAAGCCGAGCGGAGGTACGTCGTCCGGCGGCACCTCGACAGGTGGTGGCCCCGTCGCTCCCCCACCCGCACCCGCCGCTTACGTGTCGAGCATCAGCTTCCACGCGACCACCGGAACGGGCGTTATCTCCATTACCGCCAACATTCAGACCAGCGGCTCAATGTCTGTCACGGTCACCTGCACAGCAAACGGTGCGAGCACCACGCTCTCAGGGCCCGGCACTGTGAACGGTGCCGCGTCCTACTCCGGCTCGTTCACAGGGCTTGCCGCCGGCAACTACACCGTCGGCTGCGCGGCGGGCGGAGTCGCCTCAAGCTCCACCACGCTCGAGGTCTACTAGGTCAAACAGCAAGGGGCAACACCCGAAGGTGCTGCCCCTTGCCGCGAACCGACGACTGCGTGCGCTAAGACGCCGCGCAGGTCGCGATAGTCATTCGCACCTGCGTCTCGTTCTCCTGCGAGAACGTAAACCGCCCGTACGTGTACTGGCTCGCTTTCGACACCAGTGCGGCGGTTGAGTCCGATATCCGCGCGCCCACGACGGTGCATCCACCGCCACCGGAATTCTGGTAGGGAGCGACTGCCGCAGATGCATACGCCACCGTCGTGCAGCCTCGGTTCCCTGCGTAGTTGCCGTCGATGTACTTATCTTCCTTGGTGCCGTCACAGGTCGACCACGTGACGACGCCCGCACCACCTGTGGTTCCACCGCCCGTAGCGCCTCCGCCGGTCGACCCGCCACCCGTGGAGCCTCCTGACGAGGACCCGCTTGACGCGTGCGAGGTGGAGCCTCCCGGGCCAGCCGCCGCTGCTGCGGCTTGGGCGTCGAGCCATGCCTGGTGGGACGCGGTCGCGGCTGTTGCCGCGCCCGTGATCTTCGCCCGCTCGGCTGCCAGGGCGTCTGATGCGGCGGTGAAGCCGTCCACGTCGGTGGCGTCGGTGGAGCCGGTGACGAGGGCCTTCGCTTCGGTGATCGCCGCGTTGAGCGCGTCAAGGGTGGCCTGGTCTGCGACCTGGCCCACCATGGACGCGGCCGACGTGTTGGCGGTGTCGATGCTCTTCGCCAGTTCTGCCAACTTCGCGGTGTAGTTCTCGCGTGCCGCATCGACCAACGCCGGAGCGGTGGCGTCGACGAGCTTGCTCGTGGCCGCGCGAAGCTGAGTTGCCAGGTCAGCCACGTGGGCGGCGTCGGCCGCAGCGTCGGTAGCGGCCTGATCGTTCGCTGCACGTTCATCCGTGACTGACTGAGAGCACGCGCCCTCACCGGCGTTGCGGAGCGCGTCGCGGCTGTTGTTGACCGCCGCGAGCTCAGTGTCGACTCGGTCGGTGACGTCGACCGCACGCAGTGCCGCCGCGGCCGCAGACCGCAACGTCGCGAGCGAGCTGGCAACGTCCGCCTGGCATGACGCGATCGCGTCGGTCGCACCCGTCTGCGACCCTTCGAGCGCTGACTGTGCCCGCTGATCCGCATACGCCGTACCGCCCACAAGGACGCCTGCGATGACCAGCGCCGCACCGGCTCCCCATGCTGCGACGCGGATCCAGAACCTGCGGCCTCGCGTGTTCGTGCCGCCAGTCGCGTCGACCGCCCCCACCTCTGCCATGTCCATCACGGTACCCCTCTCGTTTCCCCCGGGGGCGGTGGTTTTCACCCACCGCCCCCGCCTTGACTGCGTAGTGCTAGGCGATGCTGCGTCGCCTACGGATATACACCGACCTGCCGACAAGCACCCCGCCACCGAGCAGGAGGATCCCTGCTAAGGCGAGGTTTGAGGCGAAGTGATCGGCGCCGGTCAGTGCCAGGCCATCGCCGCCTCCGCCACCACCGCTGTCGGCCCGGATGATGTGCAGCGCCTCCGTGGTGGCCCCGCAGTCGCCTTGACTGAGGACCGCGCCGCCGGTGTCGTAGATCGTCTCTACGAAGCCCACGGCGGCCGCATCTGGTGTCGTGAGCGCGAATCGCTCCGACAGGTACGAACCGGCGCCCATCAGTACGTCGACGGGATCAAGTGTTGCGAGCAAGGTATCCGCGTCACACACCGGCGTTGCGGCGTCGTCGAAGCGGTACAGAGCAAACTTGACCGTCGACCCAACTGGCACGAATCCGGTCACCGTGGCCGTGTCCCACACGTCGCCTGCCACACCCGTGAACAGGTCCGCGGCCTCATGCGCGGTAGTTGTCACCGCGAGCGGCTGATTCGCGAACGTCACCTGTTCGGCAGTATCCGTGACCGATGCGGCGAACGCGCGTACTCGGGCGTCGCCGGTGAATGTTGAGGTCCACACGTAGGTGCCGGCCATGTACTGGCCCCACGTGTCTTTCTGTGCGATCGCGCATGGGGCGTCGATCGCGTGGGTTCCGTTGGTGGCTGGCACCGTCAGGTCACACATGAGGCTCGCTGAGCCGGTGTTGGCGTCCGTCACCGCGAGGCCTTCGGGGAAGAAATACAAGCGTTGCCTCACGGTCGTCGTGTCCGCTGCGAACGGTGACGTCCCAGTCCCCGTTGCGTGGTCAGCGGGGAACCCGGTGAACGTGACGGAGTCGAGGATCGCGGTATCGGATCCGCGTCCCTCGGAGCTGGCCGTCGACGTCGCCGCAGCAGTCGTGGCCGCAAACGACACATGCTCGCTCGTGTCGGTCACAGACGTGGTGAGGGCGTGGACCCGGGCGTCACCGGTGAAGGTTGACGTCCACACGTAGGTACCCGCCTCGTATTGGCCCGCCGAGTCCGTGCGAGCCCTGGCGCACGGACTATCGATCGGGTGGGTTCCGTTGGTGGCTGGCACCGTGAGGTCACACATGAGGCTCGCTGAGCCGGTGTTGGCGTCCGACACGGTGAGGCCCTGGGGGAAGAAGTACAAGCGTTGCTGCACGGTCGTCGTGTCCGCCGCAAACGGTGAGGTGCCCGTGACCTTTGCGTGGTCAGCGGGGAACCCGGTGAACGTGACGGAGTCAAGGATCGCGGTATCAAGTCCGCGCCCGACGGAACTCGCCGTCGACGACGCCGCAGCAGTCGCGGGTGCGAGGTGAACCTGTTCGTTCGTGTCGGTCACGGGTGTGGCGAACGCGCGTACTCGGGCGTCGCCGGTGAATGTTGAGGTCCACACGTAGGTGCCGGCCATGTACTGGCCCCACGTGTCTTTCTGTGCGATCGCGCACGGGTCGTCGATCGCGTGTGTCCCGTTGGTGGCTGGCACCGTCAGGTCGCACATGAGGCTCGCTGAGCCGGTGTTGGCGTCCGTCACTGCGAGGCCTTCGGGGAAGAAGTACAAGCGCTGCCTCACAGTGGTCGTGTCCGCTGCGAACGGTGACCTACCCGTGAACGTGGTGTGATCGGCGGGGAAGCCGGTGAACGTGACGGAGTCGAGGATCGCGGTATCGGATCCGCGTCCCTCGGAGCTGGCCGCCGACGTCGCCGCAGCCGCCGCGGGTGCGTAGACGATCTCATCGGCCACCCCATACTGATCGGACCAGTTCGCCACGAACCACCCCTGGGTCGCGACCGGCTGGTTCGCATTC from Demequina lutea encodes:
- a CDS encoding MinD/ParA family ATP-binding protein translates to MSDMFDGADRVETYQEPTGSRIDRKALQAEFAATTPPPRKPARKLLNKKAWEMYEADLEKWKRDVRDARLRDSPWPRAMNVLVTNKKGSSGKTPTTLCTAGALASILGGGVAVFEAADTVGTLLSRAEGTATKGLAEMLRNADQLNSRAAVESYGLKQGSGAMVYGSVARRRPWSGADVDTMREILDMQFLVTIADSANNEMSAAFGAALQGADVLVIPTAMSFDSVSAVIETLDFIDNKDKSGLIPYRPDLWDRTIVVVSPDGRVEDPEVSAKVVEVLRKQGITVVRVPYDDHLAEGRTISWNLLSDESRLAWSEVAHLVGEKLHLAITTN
- a CDS encoding helix-turn-helix domain-containing protein; translated protein: MTPSASGIPELFYGVPGRPGPAGHVVTIGELASIVQVHPNTVRNWIDKGDLPAFKTGTTWKIVTDKAIAFLEAQSNRSASAPDDHAADE